ACGTACGGGAGCTAAAAGAAAATAATTCTGCTCCGGTGGCAAGCTCCGTGGGAAACGGAGAAGAACTGGCAACCCTGGTAATGAAAAACCTGAGAAAACTCCGATGAAATCCGGTCCGGCGATAATGCTGGCGTTCTCTTACCTGGAAAAACAGAAGGCGAAGCTTGCTTCGGCAATTTTTTGGCGAATGCTTCGGGAACTCATCCCGATGCAGGTTCCGGTGCTGACTGGTATGATCATTGATAGCTTGGCAAGCAACCATATCTCCGTTTACGGAGTTATTCATACCATTAAAGATCCATTAGTCCTTCTTCAGATTACGGCCGGTGGCTTATTGATGGTGGCAATGCTTGAAGGTTTCAGCTCTTACATGTGCATGATTTCTGCTTCCAGGTTGAGCCGTCATTTTGTAGGTCAATTGCGTAAAAAGTTATTTGATAAAGTAACGATTCTCTCTCTTGATCAACACCACCGCTTTGGTGCTGGTGATTTGCTGGATCGCACTCTGAGAGATACCGATGCCACACGGCTCTTTATGGAGCGAGTGTTTATTCAAGTTATAACCAACGTATTACGCGCCGGCTATCCTATTGTGATGTTGTTTTTCATCGACGTTCGGTTGACGTTTTTGGTTCTCTCAGTTATTCCGGTTCAGTGGCTGCTCTCGCGTTTTCTGGAAAAAAAACTTTATCGGGTTATAAAGCAGAGCCGGGAGACTGATTCGGAACTGATCTCCAGCGTCAAGGAAAATTTAGATGGCATCGAAACCATACAAACCCTTAATGTCGAGTCGCAATTGTTGAGTAAGCTTCACCGTAGATCAGACAAGCTGGAAAATGAGCAATTGCGAACGAGCCACCTTACCGCTCTGGTCAGCGGGAACATCTGGTTGATGACCAGCATCGGCATCGCCTTGACCTGGTGGCAGGGAGGAATCAGAGTCCTTTCGGGAGATATGACACTTGGCACCCTGGTGATTTTCAGCGGCTTGGTTGCCTTCGCCTACCGCCCTTTCCGTCAGTTTACCAATATTTTAAAAGCATATCGTTGTGGTTTGGTCAGCTTGGAACGGATTCGGGATTTGTTACATGCGCAAATTTTAATCTCTTCTCCCCATGATGCGAAACCTCTTATTATTAGCAAGGGAAAGATTACGTTTGAAAATGTATCACTCTCTTATGATAATTTTCCAACTCTGAAGGAGATCGACCTGACCATTGCCCCGCAAGAATTTACCGCAATTGTGGGACGCAGCGGCAGCGGCAAAAGCTCTCTGCTTCGATTGTTGGTACGATTGTATGATCCCGGTAAAGGGAGAATTTGCATCGATGGCCAGGATATTGCGCACGTGACACTGAATTCATTACGATCTCAAATCGCTGTGGTGCCTCAAAAGCCAATGCTTTTTCACGGAACACTGTACGACAATATTACCATGGCGCGTCAGGATGCATCACTTGAAGAAGTGGAAAATGCTTGCCGCTCTGCCTGGGCCTGGGAGTTCATCCAACAAATGGATAATGATTTGGATACCGTAGTAGGCTCTGATGGCACCTATCTTTCCGGTGGTGAAATACAACGAATCGCTATCGCCCGCGCCCTTTTAAGTCAACCCAGGATACTGTTAATGGATGAGCCGACCTCTGCGCTGGATAGCGAATCGGAAATGGCCATCATGAAAAGCTTGCTGCAACTTCGGAGGAAAATGACGGTTGTCATTGTTGCGCATCGACCGAACACCATTCGTTTTGCCGACCGGATTGTGTTGATGGATGATGGCGCTATTGTAGCAACGGGTTCCAGCGATTCATTGTTAGGCTCTTCTGAAATCTATCAGGAACTCTTTATTAAAACCGAATCTATACTGATTACATGAGTAATAGGTCTACTGTACCATTGATAAGAGAAATCATCGGTTACTCAGAAGAGGGGCGTCCGTTATCGGCGCTATTGTGTGGAGGGCATTTCGCTCCATTCAGAATTATGATCATTGCAGGTCAGCACGGCGATGAACCGCTTGCCCGGGCTATTGTTTCCCGGTTGGGCAAGTATTACAATTCTGAAGGATTTGTTGGAAATTCGATTTACCTTGCGGTTCTTGATAATGCAAATCCTGATGGATCAGCGAAAGGCATTCGCGAAAATGCTCGTGGTGTTGATCTGAATCGGGATCACCAACTTTTGAAGGCCGTTGAGACGCGCGTTTTGCATAATTTTGTTCGTAAATGGCGGCCCCATTTGATCATTGATGTGCATACCTACCCGCCGCGCCGAAAGCATCTGTTGCGACAAAATCTGATCTATTGCCATGACGTCTTTATTGATATGCCCAATAACCCCAGCCTTGGGTCTCGATTTCCGATTCCGCTTATTACTGAACTGCTTCAAGCAGTCATTACAAGAATGAATACGGCTGGATTTCGCTGTGACCGGTACACCCTCATTAAGGATTCTGGCAGAATACGCCATAGTGCCCCCGGCATTGTTGACGCACGCAATGGATTGGCGCTCAGGTATGGCATACCGACCGTCCTGGTAGAAGGCCGCCAACCCTCCATGCGCAAAAATTCTGAAACCCCTGGTCGAATAGAAGCAGCAATGGAATTGGCTCTGAAAACTATCATTACCTGGGGTAGCAGGAACTGTGGACTGCTTACCCAATCGGCAGCTGCTGTAAACCCTGGAGAGGAAATTGTTATTCGTTCACGATATATCCTCGCCAAGAAGCCACCGACTATGGCTTTCAAGATGGCTGACACAGGGCAAATCCGGGAAATTTGCCTTCCGGGACGTTTTACTCCAAAAGTAGAAGCGATCAAATGCGTGGTGGCGCCACGGGCCTATGCTGTGCCGAAACATCTCTTCGGAGTGATCCAGGCGCTGGAACGGCATGGTATCGCGGGCCGCCCGATAGATTCTCATAGCCCAATGTGTGTTGACCGTTATTGGATTGATGCCATTCGATCATCAAGTCAGCCACACCGAGCTTTTCTCGATCTGTCTACACGTGTTTCTACTGGGTATACAATACTGAAGAATTATTTGCTGTTTCCCGTAACCGACAACGGCGGACACATTTTACCGGTGTTTCTCGAGCCAGAGTCTAAATATTGTTTGTTTCGCTGTAAAGAAATAAATTTGCAATTGAGAACAAATATGCCGTATCCAATTCTACGAATATCATCGCTTTAGCAGACCGTTTTTACTTGGTGTCTGGGAATTTCAAGATTACACAAAATTTTTGGCGGATGTTGAAGCCCTCCCTGCAAAACAGTATTTTTTACGTGTAGGTTGTGTTTCTTACCTGATATTTACAGAATGATAAGGGAAAAGCGCGTAAGCATAGGTTTCAGGGCCTGAGATATTTTGCTATCCCTTCCTGAAAACCTATCGGTTGAAGGTTAAAATGTTTGAAAAATGGTTTCTCATTACAGGTATTACCGTCTATAAGCATGGTGATTTGTTCTTTCGTTACAGGAAAAATGGGTAACCAATCGAACAGCTCTGCCATAAGACCCATAATCCACACAGGAACGTGAATTTTATTGGATGGTGTGCAGATAACATCAGCAATCGTATCGATAATCGTGTCAAATGCCATCTTTTCCGACCCGCCCACTTCGAAAATTTTTCCAATAGCATCTTCCTGCTCAATCGCTTTGATAAAGCCCATTGAAACATTTTCGACTGCCACTGGCTGTAACTGATACGTACCGTCACCGATAACCGGCACAAACTGTTGCGTTTTGAGCATTTTTGCAAACAGGTTGACAAATTTGTCTTCAGGACCAAATACAATAGAGGGGCGGAAGATAGTATAATCAAGCCCGCTCTCTTTTATCCATTCTTCTGCGCGAAATTTGGTTTGCTGATAGTGCGTCTTTCCCTTTGCGTTCGCCCCTAAGGCGCTCATTTGAATGAATCTTTTCACCCCTTGTAATTGCGCTGCTGCAACAATATTTACCGTGCCCTGATAATGTAATTTTTCAAAGGTAATGCCTTTTCTCCGAAACTCTCTGATAATGCCAACCAGATTAATGATAACATCGCATCCTGCTAATTTCCCCTGTAAGCTGTCAGCATCAACAATATCACCAGAGACGATTTCTATTCCCTTGTTTCTGTAGTGCGCGATTTTGTTTTCAGAACCTTGACGAACCAGGCATCGCACGTGATATTTTTTCTCGATAAGATCCTGAAGCAGCTGTTTCCCGATAAAACCGGTGCTCCCCGTTAAAAAAATCTTCATTTTCAGCCTCCTATAAAAGAACGCATTTCACGAAAGACAATCTCTCCTTTATCCTTAATACATCTCATATCGGGGAGTGATTGTAAAAAGACATATCCATAGTTTTTTGTTACCACGCGGCGATCGAAAATAACGACCATGCCTCTATCGTGACTGCTACGAATAAGGCGGCCGAAACCCTGCTTCAACTTGATAACCGCAGTTGGCAGGGAAAAATCATAAAAGGCATTCCCCCCGGCGCTCTCTATTGCCTCCGCTCTTGCCTCAAGAATCGGTTCCGTAGGCACCCTGAATGGCAGCCGGGTAAGAATGACACATTGTAGCGATTCCCCCTTCACATCGATCCCTTCCCAGAAGCTATCCGTTGCGAACAGAACAGAGGAAATGTCTTTCTTAAAAGATTCAAGAAGGGCATGGCGGTTGTTCGTGCCCTGTTTTAAACAGGTATAACCCATTCGGGCGACTCTGTGTTCCAAATTATGGAATATCTGATCAAGGAGTTTATAGGAGGTAAATAAAATGAGCGCCCGTCCCATTGAAATTTCAATAGCCTTGAAAATATTTTCCTCAAGAGCAGCAGCATAACCGGGTGTATCAGGTTCGCAGATGTCCGTGGGAATGCCTAACATGGACTGCTTTTTATAGTTAAATGGAGATCCGGAAATCAATTCACAGAGTCGTTCTTCGGCCAACAAGTTCAAGCCAACGGTTTTTTTGAAAAAAGAAAAGGTCTTGCCGATTGCCAGAGTAGCAGAGGTCAACACTATCGTGTCATAGTTATCATATAAACACGCCTTTAAATCGTTCGCAACGGATAGAGGCGCTGTGCTGAATCGAACTACCGGATTTTGTTTGTATTTACTGAACTCTATCCATCTGCAATATCTTTCATCAGCGGCAGTGAAAGAAGAAAGATCGTCTGCGAATACTTTCAAATGCACCTTGCATGATGCCACATCAATCAATACGGATGATAGGATATCCTGTGATTTTTTCGACAATGACCCTATTTCGTCCAATAATGACTTCAAGAACAAGGTGAATTTACGAACTTCACTGCTCAAGCCTTTGAGCCCTGGCTCGACAACATCCTGCCAAAGCTGTGTTGATAGAAAATCGGGGGTTATACGTAATTTGATTTCTCTTTCCGAATGCAAGGTTTTTTCAACAATATAATTCATTATGGCATCGGATATCTCATCAAAAATCCCCTGAGCAGCATCATAAAGACTTTGCCTTGCTTCCGGTGCCTTTGTATTGATTATTTCCATAATTTCCAGTGCAAGGGACTTGTCATGATCTGAAGTTACTCCCTTAAGTTTTGTTTTGAGATACGGTAAAAGACCTTTTCTGTTGTCCTTCACATTGATCAGCTTTCCCAATTGTTTTAACAATCTTAATCGAGAAACGGTGTGCCCCAAATTTGCCGTTGCCACTGCTTCAAGGTGGTGCGCTTCATCAATGATGATTTTCTTAAAAGGAGGCAAAATGGCAATGGCATCGTATCCCTTTGTTTCTTTTCGAACGATTAAATCGACCATCATTAAATAGTGGTTTACCACCAGGATATCAGCGCTGGCCGCATTTCTTCGCGCACGATAAAAAAAACACCTATCATAAAAGTGGCACTTTAATCTCGTGCATTGGTCTGCCTCAGACTGTATTGCGTCCCACGCATCATTGTGTGGTATAAAATTCAAGTCTGCCTTGCTTCCGTCTCGTGTCTTTGCCGCCCATGCTAACAAGTCATAGAGCCGCAGTTTCATGGTGTCATCAACCAGTGTTCCTCCATCATATTGCAAATTATGGACTTTTCGCAAACAAAGGTAGTTGTTTCTGCCTTTTACCAAAACGCTCTTAAAATGAAACTTACATCCTTTTTTGAGCATAGGGATGTCTTTTTCGATCAACTGTTCCTGAAGATTTATGGTATGAGTGGAAACTACAACTCGTTCCCGGTTTTCCATGCTCCAATAGATGGCAGGCAAAAGATATGCCAGGGATTTGCCTGTCCCTGTCCCTGCCTCAATCACAGCAATCTTATCATCATTAAATGACTGTGTTACCGATTTCAGCATGTCCATCTGTGACGAACGGTATTCATAATTTGATACGTGTTGCGCCAAATTTCCATCAGGTAGAAATTGAGCAGAAAGCTCATTGAAATTCAACCGTTCGTATTCCTGCATTTTCTGCGCTTTCACCACGGGGTATACATGCTCTACCCTGTTATCAATAATATAGCAACCAACGCCTAAAGAGCCCATATGCGAAGCAATTTCCAGGTCTGCCTCGGAGGGCGTCAGGTTTCCATCCGGGTGATTATGAATGATTACGTCGCCATATTTTATCCCATTGAGCGCTGCAGGCACGGCATGCCTGTTTCCTGCGGCACAAATATCGATATCCGTAACGAGAAGCTCCTCGTTCAGCTTTCCGATCAGGAACACCTCGTTTTCGCCAGACCTTTCTATAGCGTCCCGGATAGAGGCAATCGCTCCTGGTATGATAAAATCCCTTGCCAGCCATTTTGTCGTCTTCATAATATGTTGAAATATAAATGAAACAAATACATTATACAATGAAAAACAAACTGAGTCTTAGAAAGAGCGTTGCCTTAAGGCCATGCATGAAGTGTATGCAAAATAACATGAAAACATGCTCGTTTGTTGCTTGACACATTCTTTAAATTTACTATAATTGCGAATTGTGCTGTGCTTATTTCGTTCGAATATTGAACCGTAGAGGAGCGTATCGCTTTTCCCCGCCTGCTATCATATCGCAATGTATCTGTGCTCTATTTTCATCTGTGCTTCAATGGAAAAGACGCTGGTTTCACGAATGACAGGGAAGGTCGGAAGGCCGGGATTTGAAATCAAAGGTTGGCGCTGTTTTGCGCTATCGGCATATTTTCCCCCGGTCAAGGGATATTTTCTCGCTGGCATTGGTAAAGGAATTGAATTATGAAAAAAAACTATTTGTTTACACCGGGACCCACTATGGTGCCACCCGAGGTGTCACTGGCGGAGTCACAGTCAATAATCCATCACAGGACGCCTCAGTTTTCCCAGATTTTTTATGAAGTAAGTGAGGATTTAAAATATCTCTTTCAAACAACAGGCGATGTTTTTACCCTTATGGCCTCAGGAACAGGGGCAATGGAGGCTTGTGTCGCGAATGTTTTGTCTCGGGGCAGCAAGGCCCTCGTAGTTGCCAGCGGAAAATTCGGAGAACGCTGGGCAGCGCTATGTAAATGTTTTGGAATAGAAACAATTGTCATTGATGTAGAATATGGCAAGGCGGTAAACCCCGAAGATATAGAATCTGCGCTCAAAAATACTCCCGGAATTAATGCCGTCTTTACCACACAAAGCGAGACCTCCACAGGGGTCCTCCATGATATAAAAACCATCGCCTCCATCGTTAAGAAACATGACGCTTTCATTGTTGTCGATGCCATTACCGGTATTGGAGTACATCCCTTGTTGGTGGATGAATGGAATATAGACGTTGCGATAACAGGTTCTCAGAAGGGGTGCATGATGCCGCCCGGGCTTGCCTTTGTTTGTGTCAATAAGAATGCATGGAGTGTTATTGAAAGGGCTGATCTACCCAGATATTACTGGGATTTCAGGAAGATGCGAAAGAGTTTGCAGGGCAAAACAACCCCTTTTACCCCTGCCGTTTCACTCATTATGGCAATGAAGGTTGCTCTTGAAATGATTAAAAAGGAAGGTATTGAGAACGTCTGGAGCAGACACGCCCGCCTTGCTCATGCCACGAGAGAGGCTGTAAAAGCCCTGGGGCTGGAGCTTTTTGCAGGAGGGTGCGCAAGTAATGTTTTAACTTCTATTAAGGCTCCTGAAGGAATTGATGTAGACAAAATTATCAAAAAATTGCGGGATGAAACCGGCGTGACCTTCACTGGGGGGCAAGACACATTAAAAGGAAAAATGATTAGAATTGGCCATATGGGTTATGTAAATGAATTTGATGTAATCATAGCCATTTCAGCCCTTGAAAAGGGTTTGCATGAAGCAGGCTATAAGGTGGAATTAGGAAAAGGGCTGTCCATGGCACAATCATTGCTCGTTAAAAGTACGGGCAAATAAGTTATAGGATTTTTCATTTTATTTAAGCGGTTTTGCGGTCAACGCGTTTGTAAGATTTGTGAATATGAATATTGAGAAATGTAAAATTCATTTTTTTTCTGTGCGTGAGCGCATAGCAAAAATGGCGTGAAACAACGATACGGAACCGTTGTAGCCATTTTGTAAGAGTCGCGCCTACCTGTTTACGCGCAGGGCAGGCAGGATGCGTAACTCATGTTGCAAAACGGGAGGGATTGTTGCCTGCCAAAGATCACCGTAAAGGACTTTGATTTAGAACATACACTCTTCTGTGGCCAGTTGTTTCGTGTCTATAAAGAAAAAGGCTGGTGTTGTGTTGCAGTAAGAGACCGCGTTTTCAAAGTTCGTCAAGATTCAGATCAATTGGAATATCATGGTGTCGACAAAGATTTCATGACGCATTTTTTCGCCCTTGATGAATCTTACCCCGCCATTTTAAAACAGATAAGCAGAGATATTCATACTCGCAATGCCATTAAGCGCTATTACGGATTGCGTATTGTGCGACAAGACCCATGGGAGTGTGTAATATCTTTTCTTTGTTCATCGGCGTCCAATATCCCTAAGATAAAACTGAATCTTGAAAAATTATCACAGCTTTTTGGGGAAAGAATTGAGATAAAAGGATTCAAAGGCTATTCTTTTCCTAATCCTGGCGACCTGCATGACTATGAACGGATTTTGCAGGCAAAAACGGGTTTTCGGGCAAAATATATTAAAGCCGCTAATGAACTGGTCCATGAAAAATTTTTACTGTCACTGACAAACCTACCATATTTAGAGGCAAAAACTGCGCTCAAAAAAATCCCTGGAATTGGAGACAAGATTGCCGACTGCATTTTATTATTTTCTCTGGGTTTTACTGAAGCCTTTCCCATTGACACGTGGATAAAGAAAATACTTCAAAGATATTACTTTGAAAATGCTGAGGTCTCAAATAAAAAACTCCATGCCTTTGGTGTTGAATACTTTGGCAGGTATGCGGGATATGCCCAGCAATTTCTCTACATGTCGGCAAGAATGCAGAAATAGCATTGTTGGCTCATAAACCGTTATCCATGTTTACAGGGTTGTTTTCTCCAAAGGCATGCATTGGTATATTTATGGTAGCAGCTATAATACCTGAATTTCATGGGGAGTATTATGGCAGGAAAGGACATTACATCGCCAAGCCGATTTAACCTATCTGTTTGCCATCTCCGACAAGCCTGCCTGTCGGCAGCCAGGGACATTGACAGTGCTTTCTGAGAAAGGGCAGTTGGCACGACGTAATACGACACAATCATACACCCCAAAGGGTCGTTTGTGACTCGTTACTCCATCATATCACCTCACGATGATACCCCGTCTTTCTCTTGAGTTAGTTCTCAATAGAGTCACAAAGTTGTTAAACAGAATGTCCTGTCATATGAAAAAGCACGAAATTTATAAAATTCAACAGTAAAAAATCTGTCCTGTATTGTTAATGCATAGCTTTCATTTCCGGTTTTACACAAATCCTTGCAATGTACCCGCCGTTCCCTCCTAGTATAGAAGGGAAAGAAAACTCCTCCCTGTCCAGGCAAAAACGGGAATTGTTTTTCAAAAACCTTCTTACTAGATCCTGGTTTTCTTCAGGTTCAATACTGCAGGTACTATAAACCAGATAACCACTGTTCTTGAGCAAGGTGGAGCCGGTTTTTAAAATAGAATACTGAAGAACTGACATTTTCTCTATTCCCGCTTCAGTTAATCTCCATCTTGCTTCTACTCGACGGGAAAAAACTCCGGTATTGGAACAGGGCACATCTGCGAGCACACGATCAAATTTGTCCTGGAACGGGACCTTGTCATCAGATGCGTCTCCACATACAGTAAAAATGTTATGAACGCCCATCCTCAAGCAATTCTCACGAAGTAGTTGCAAGCGTTTGAAGGAAACATCTAATGCGTATATCCTCCCAGAACTCTCCAGCAATTCTGCCATGTGAGTCGCCTTGCCTCCCGGTGCCGCACACATATCTAACACCCTGTGTGTTTTTTCCAGCCGCAGGAATTGGGCAACTTTCATGGCCGATATATCTTGTACAAAAAACAATCCTTCTGCAAACCCGGGAATTTCCGAAATGGGAGTAGCGTTGACGGCCAAAGCCCCATTGACGGAGTGCGAATGGATTCCTTCCTTCTCCAGCAGGGTCATAAATTCCTGGTTGGAAATTTTTTTGTTATTTACCCTGAGAAATACCTTAGGAATACTATTATCCGCCTTACACATCTCAACCGTCTTTTCCCTTCCGTGTCTGGTAATCCATCGTTTTATTAACCACTCCGGATGGCTGTAATTTGCCGCCAGGGAGGAGATAGGCTGTTTCTGGGGATCGGGAAAGATCGCATGGTGAAATAAACACCAGGTATCTTTACCTCTGTAAAGGGCGTGTCTCGGATCAACAATCTCTGCTTCAGGGAAAGATTTATTCTGAATACTTCTCTCTGCAGACCGAAGAATTGCGTTGGTGAACCGAACGGCATCTGTCCTGCAGACCAATTTTTTCACGAGTCCTACGGATGTATTTATCGCAGCAGAAGCGGGAATTTTATCCAAATAGATGATTTGGTATATACCGAGACGTAAAGCGATTAGTATCCACGGTTCTATTTTATGAAGAGAAATTCTGGAAAAAAAGGAAATGATTGTATCAAGGGATTGCCGCTGACGAATAACCCCGTTTACCAGGGTTGTAAGCAGGCTTTTATCTCGTTTTGAGAGGTTGACCGATGAACACTTTTCGGATAAGAGATCCTGGGCGAAAACCTCTTTTTCGTCTATTTCTCTCAGGAGGCGAATTGCTTCATAACGGGGGTCTATCTCAGCTGAGGAATTTTTCAATAGCCTCTTTTACCTCATCCAGATATACATCCGTATCTTTGCAATATCCATGAGGCCTTACGTTGGGTACCGCAACGATTGCCTTGGGAGCGGCGGCCATTAATCCTGTCCTCAGTTCCTTTTCGCAGGCAATTGCAACGACCCCATGAATGTCTTCTGATTTCACCCGCTGAAGGGCAACACGTCCACCTGTCGCAAGGCTGATATGTACCCCGTATTGTTCCGCAAACTCCATTAAGTCTTTAATTTTACATTTACCGCATCGCTTGCATTCGTTTATATCATTTTTCACATTTTGCTTACATTGGGAATTTTGGATACAATGAGGAAAGAGGATCAGTAAATTCTTCGGGGAACACTTCTTTTTCCGAAACTTCATCATGAGGTTATTGATAGAAACAAATTTCTTATCAATAAATTCCATAACCACCTGCCTTTAAATAAATTAAGTTTTTAGGAAATAAATGTGTCGTTTGCTTTTGTTTTATAGCCGTGTATATATTCCTGTACACCCATTTCACGTTTACCCTCCGGTTGTAAC
The Candidatus Brocadiaceae bacterium DNA segment above includes these coding regions:
- a CDS encoding alanine--glyoxylate aminotransferase family protein; this encodes MKKNYLFTPGPTMVPPEVSLAESQSIIHHRTPQFSQIFYEVSEDLKYLFQTTGDVFTLMASGTGAMEACVANVLSRGSKALVVASGKFGERWAALCKCFGIETIVIDVEYGKAVNPEDIESALKNTPGINAVFTTQSETSTGVLHDIKTIASIVKKHDAFIVVDAITGIGVHPLLVDEWNIDVAITGSQKGCMMPPGLAFVCVNKNAWSVIERADLPRYYWDFRKMRKSLQGKTTPFTPAVSLIMAMKVALEMIKKEGIENVWSRHARLAHATREAVKALGLELFAGGCASNVLTSIKAPEGIDVDKIIKKLRDETGVTFTGGQDTLKGKMIRIGHMGYVNEFDVIIAISALEKGLHEAGYKVELGKGLSMAQSLLVKSTGK
- a CDS encoding ABC transporter ATP-binding protein/permease, which gives rise to MKSGPAIMLAFSYLEKQKAKLASAIFWRMLRELIPMQVPVLTGMIIDSLASNHISVYGVIHTIKDPLVLLQITAGGLLMVAMLEGFSSYMCMISASRLSRHFVGQLRKKLFDKVTILSLDQHHRFGAGDLLDRTLRDTDATRLFMERVFIQVITNVLRAGYPIVMLFFIDVRLTFLVLSVIPVQWLLSRFLEKKLYRVIKQSRETDSELISSVKENLDGIETIQTLNVESQLLSKLHRRSDKLENEQLRTSHLTALVSGNIWLMTSIGIALTWWQGGIRVLSGDMTLGTLVIFSGLVAFAYRPFRQFTNILKAYRCGLVSLERIRDLLHAQILISSPHDAKPLIISKGKITFENVSLSYDNFPTLKEIDLTIAPQEFTAIVGRSGSGKSSLLRLLVRLYDPGKGRICIDGQDIAHVTLNSLRSQIAVVPQKPMLFHGTLYDNITMARQDASLEEVENACRSAWAWEFIQQMDNDLDTVVGSDGTYLSGGEIQRIAIARALLSQPRILLMDEPTSALDSESEMAIMKSLLQLRRKMTVVIVAHRPNTIRFADRIVLMDDGAIVATGSSDSLLGSSEIYQELFIKTESILIT
- the rsmB gene encoding 16S rRNA (cytosine(967)-C(5))-methyltransferase RsmB — its product is MKNSSAEIDPRYEAIRLLREIDEKEVFAQDLLSEKCSSVNLSKRDKSLLTTLVNGVIRQRQSLDTIISFFSRISLHKIEPWILIALRLGIYQIIYLDKIPASAAINTSVGLVKKLVCRTDAVRFTNAILRSAERSIQNKSFPEAEIVDPRHALYRGKDTWCLFHHAIFPDPQKQPISSLAANYSHPEWLIKRWITRHGREKTVEMCKADNSIPKVFLRVNNKKISNQEFMTLLEKEGIHSHSVNGALAVNATPISEIPGFAEGLFFVQDISAMKVAQFLRLEKTHRVLDMCAAPGGKATHMAELLESSGRIYALDVSFKRLQLLRENCLRMGVHNIFTVCGDASDDKVPFQDKFDRVLADVPCSNTGVFSRRVEARWRLTEAGIEKMSVLQYSILKTGSTLLKNSGYLVYSTCSIEPEENQDLVRRFLKNNSRFCLDREEFSFPSILGGNGGYIARICVKPEMKAMH
- a CDS encoding complex I NDUFA9 subunit family protein, giving the protein MKIFLTGSTGFIGKQLLQDLIEKKYHVRCLVRQGSENKIAHYRNKGIEIVSGDIVDADSLQGKLAGCDVIINLVGIIREFRRKGITFEKLHYQGTVNIVAAAQLQGVKRFIQMSALGANAKGKTHYQQTKFRAEEWIKESGLDYTIFRPSIVFGPEDKFVNLFAKMLKTQQFVPVIGDGTYQLQPVAVENVSMGFIKAIEQEDAIGKIFEVGGSEKMAFDTIIDTIADVICTPSNKIHVPVWIMGLMAELFDWLPIFPVTKEQITMLIDGNTCNEKPFFKHFNLQPIGFQEGIAKYLRP
- a CDS encoding DUF116 domain-containing protein encodes the protein MEFIDKKFVSINNLMMKFRKKKCSPKNLLILFPHCIQNSQCKQNVKNDINECKRCGKCKIKDLMEFAEQYGVHISLATGGRVALQRVKSEDIHGVVAIACEKELRTGLMAAAPKAIVAVPNVRPHGYCKDTDVYLDEVKEAIEKFLS
- a CDS encoding DEAD/DEAH box helicase family protein, which encodes MKTTKWLARDFIIPGAIASIRDAIERSGENEVFLIGKLNEELLVTDIDICAAGNRHAVPAALNGIKYGDVIIHNHPDGNLTPSEADLEIASHMGSLGVGCYIIDNRVEHVYPVVKAQKMQEYERLNFNELSAQFLPDGNLAQHVSNYEYRSSQMDMLKSVTQSFNDDKIAVIEAGTGTGKSLAYLLPAIYWSMENRERVVVSTHTINLQEQLIEKDIPMLKKGCKFHFKSVLVKGRNNYLCLRKVHNLQYDGGTLVDDTMKLRLYDLLAWAAKTRDGSKADLNFIPHNDAWDAIQSEADQCTRLKCHFYDRCFFYRARRNAASADILVVNHYLMMVDLIVRKETKGYDAIAILPPFKKIIIDEAHHLEAVATANLGHTVSRLRLLKQLGKLINVKDNRKGLLPYLKTKLKGVTSDHDKSLALEIMEIINTKAPEARQSLYDAAQGIFDEISDAIMNYIVEKTLHSEREIKLRITPDFLSTQLWQDVVEPGLKGLSSEVRKFTLFLKSLLDEIGSLSKKSQDILSSVLIDVASCKVHLKVFADDLSSFTAADERYCRWIEFSKYKQNPVVRFSTAPLSVANDLKACLYDNYDTIVLTSATLAIGKTFSFFKKTVGLNLLAEERLCELISGSPFNYKKQSMLGIPTDICEPDTPGYAAALEENIFKAIEISMGRALILFTSYKLLDQIFHNLEHRVARMGYTCLKQGTNNRHALLESFKKDISSVLFATDSFWEGIDVKGESLQCVILTRLPFRVPTEPILEARAEAIESAGGNAFYDFSLPTAVIKLKQGFGRLIRSSHDRGMVVIFDRRVVTKNYGYVFLQSLPDMRCIKDKGEIVFREMRSFIGG